The genomic stretch ACCCGGGATGGGGGCTCGCTGGCTGTGGGCACCGCCTGGACCCCCTGAATGGGTCCATGCCATTCCCGGTGCTCACGGAGCATCCCCCGGGTGCGGGTcagcggggcggggagggggccgcgcAGCCCTTGCCCCTCACCTTCAGGACGGTGATGTTCCAGGCGAAGCTCTCCAGCGCTTTCTGCAGCTTgcgcccccgcagcccctcctTGGCCTCGATGCGGTGCAGTTCCTTGTGGAAGTCCATGCCTGCGCAGACGGGAGCGTGGCTCAGCAGGCGCGGGGCCGCCTGCATGAGGACGGCCGCTGCCCGCCATGGACAGGGACTGAGCCGGAGAGATACCCTTTGCCCGGCATGGGGGTGCAGGCTGGGTgggctccccgctgccccagcagccccaaaCCCACTCCGTGCTGGGAACGATGGGCCGACAGAGCCACCACCACCTCAGCATCAcgctcagccccagcccttgGTGGTTTTGGGCCCCGGAGGCTGTGGGGTCCGGAAGGGCAGCCAGTACCCCAGGCAGAGGCATGGCTCTTGTACACCGTAGCTCAGCCAGGGGGGCTCAGAGCGGGGCCACCGGGCCCCCCCACCGGAGTGCAGGCCCCCGCGCTGCGCACCGCGTGACGTCCTCGTGAGCGGGTGCTATATTTACCCCTCCTGACGCAGCACCGGCTCCGGGCCCACACGAGGGCTCCCACGCAAGCCTGCTCGCCCACACGTTGTCAATCAGCacgcccccagccccgcacccCCGCCTGCAGCCGGCACCTCCCTggaccccacagcacccaccagcCGGGCACGGGCCGGGCTGGCACCGCACGGGCTTGTCCGCAGCCGGGGTGAAAGCAGGGACGGGCAGCACCCTGGGCATGGGAGTGGGGGTTGCAGCCCCCGAACCGCTGCCTCCCACCTCCTCGAGGGGccgggcagaggcagcagcggTGGCCGCACACCCCAgagcccccctgccccacgacaccccccccccagcactgcagcagggcTCCCACAGCCAGAGGGGCACAGGAGGGCGCAGAGCCCACCCGTGCCCCGCACCCCAACCCCGCAGCCCGTGCCGCCCCCCGCCACTGCCGCTCTCCCCGGCGCTGGCAGCGGCGGCACAGCCAAAAGCCAAGAGCTCGGGGAGATTTCCGGGCTGCCGCGCAGGCTGGGAACAAacagggctgctggcagcaaggCTGGTACCGGCTGGGGGTGGCAGAGCGGggccccctccttcctccccggcccctccagctcctggcgGCTCGCCCAGCCCCGCAGGGAGCCCACATGAGCCCCGGGGCCAGCAGCCCCCGTGCAGCCGGGGGTGGCCGGGGTTATCCCTGGGGGGCCCCAGCCCGCAGAGGGGCCATGCAGCCATCCGTGCCTGGAGCAGGGCCGGGGGTCCCGGGCAGCCGCCGGGTtgggggcaggatggggggggaggACCGGGACAGGCAGGCGGCAGCACCTGCCTGTGTGGGTTCAGCCATGTGTCTTGGAAGTCGTAACATTCAGTTGCCACTTCTACCGTCAGCCCCAGTCTGTTATTTCTGGTGCTATAATTATATTCTGGCGTTTGGCAGCTAATGACTCTTCCCCGCTTCCTCATCAGCCTCCTCcactcccctccctcccgcacagcccctgcagcccacctgcccagcaccctgccccagcGCAGGCAGCTCCACGCCCCAGCACCCCAGTGGCacccagcaccaggcagcctCCCATGCCCACCCTGCGCTGCCGGGACACGGGAAAACCGCAGAGCCAGGCTCAGGGCCGCCCCAGCTGGAAATCGCTCTCCCGTGGCCGGCCGGCCCTGGCTGCTCTGCCGCTGAACTCCGGCCCTGGCACGCACCCGCCCGGGGTGCAGACACGCACGTCTCGCCCTCCGTCGCACACCACAGGCGTGCAAGCGCACGGCCAAAAAAGCCGGCACGCTTGGCTGCGCCCACGCCCCGGTCCCGAGCCTGGTGCCAGACCCCCTGAACCCAGCCCTGCGGGGACACGTGCCCCCAGCCCAGTGCAGAGACATGGCACCCCCACGCCCGGCCCCCCAGGGACGTGCCCAGGTCTGCATCCCGGAGCATCGCCGGGGCTGGGCCTGCCCGCCCGGGACCCACCTGCCTGCTGCGCCTGGATGAGCTTGCCGTACACTGCGTCGGCGGACTCGATCAGCGTCCGGCTGGTCTGGATCATCTGGGGAGAGGGGCGGCGTgaggagctgggcagccccccggccccacgcacccccccgggcagagcggaCGAGGACaagaggctggggcaggggctgcccctCGCCCCAGCGCGGTGGCTGAGGTCTGGCCCTCCTCGCCCCGCCGCGCACAGCCAGGTGCGGTGTGACCAGCGCCTGGCCGGCGGCCAGGTCTCCCTCCGAcacaaaggaaggaagcagCTCCGGCTGCGGCTATTAATGGGATTTCTCTCGCCAGGCGGGACCGCAGGACGCCCCGCCAGCCGGCCCTGGCACAGGGTGCAGGCAGCGCGGGCAGGGGGACGGGGCTGTGGGGTCCCAGGGCTCGTACCCAGCCGGGCGAGCCTGCGCCTCGACAAGACTCCTCCCTGAGCAGCCCCCCACACAGCCCCCCGCCAGCGtctccctgcagtgggatgggtgCAGCGAGCTCGGGGTCCCCCATCCTGGGCAGGGCGGTGGTCCCGGTGCCGCCAGCCCCACAGCTCATCCCCGTGAGGAGCCAAGCCCCGGCGGGACGGCACCTACCGTCTCATAGGCGGTGAGGACCTTGCGCAGCAGGTCCGGGATGGGGCCCTGGGCCTCCATGGGGGGGTACTGCTCTGCCAGGTTGAGGGTGACGCTGGGCGCGCTGTCGCTGTGCAGCAGCCACGCGGCCACCGTCAGGATGCACTGCTTCATGTTGGCGGCGGGCGTCAGCCCACACAGCTCCTTGAAGGAGACCAGCGCGTTCTGCGGGCAGAGACCGGCGTCAGGGGCTCAGCCTGGGAGGGCCCCCAAGAGCCCCCCTGCCGGGAACATCCCCATTTCCCCCGGCTCTCTGCTCCAGACGAAGCTCCTCGCCCATGTACCcaggaagggggggggacacccggGCTCCCCACCGCTCATGGTCCGGCCCCGTCCTCCCCCGCAGAAACCAGGTCCCCCGGTGCCTCCACAGGGTCCGTACCTGCACGTTCTCCCGCAGGTCGGTGGCCTCCCGCAGCGGCTGGGTGGCTGTCCGGAAGACCTCATCGATGGCCTTGATGCCGGTGGCCTTGGTGGAGGTGTACTCCCGCAcccggcggccccggcgccCCGCCAGCCCCCGGCGGTGCCCCTTGCCCCCGCCGCGGCGGTCGCTGATGGCCACGTGCACGAAGAGGGTGGCGTGGGGCAGGGGCTCCCCGGCCAGGGACTGGAGGGGGACGTGGCGGTAGCCTGGCTGCAGGCACTCGAAGGGGATGGTGTACTGGGCGATGAACTCGTCCCCGATGTAGTCGTCGTCCAGCACGACGAAGCGCAGGACGGCCAGCTCCGGCAGGTTGATCTGGAACTCCAGGCTCTCGTCGAAGACGGGGTTGTCCCCGCTCTGCAGGGCCGTCTTGGTGCGGTGCTCGGCGCAGTCGGCCGGGATGCCGTGGATCTCGGCGCAGACGTAGGGCTCCACCACCTCCCCCTTGGCCCCCGAGCCCTTGGGCTTGGGCAGGTTCTGCCCGCTGATGACCTTGAggtgcaggagctgggcaggcaCCCCGGGCAAGGAGTCCTTGGCGTTGGCACTGAAGTAGGAGACCTCCTCCCGCATGATGGCGGGGCGGAGGACGTAGCCGCAGGCCCCGTTCTGCCGGAACCAGCCTGTGTTCAGGTCCATCATGAGCCCTGGCGTCTGGTAGTTCATGGCCACCATCTGGCAGCCGCACTTCCAGAAGTCCTGGGGGTTCATGTTGCTGGCGTCGATGCGCATGGGGCTGGGGTAGACGCGGGAGAGGAACCGCTTGTTGTAGCTCACCAGCTCGGCCGGGCACTCGTTGGCGAAGCGTCCCGCCTCCACCTCGCTGAAGGAGCACATCTCCCAGTAGCGCTGCCCGCGCCGCGAGCTCTCGAAGTCCTGGAAGGGGACAGCCTGGCAGAGGCTCACCAGCTCCGAGAGCTCCCGGCTGAGGCGCACCCGCCGCGGGCCACCTCCCTCCGGCGTCTCCCGGTCCTCCTGGCCCAGCCGCCGCGCCAGCTCCCAGCCTTCCTCCTCGTCCGACACCTCCCCCTCGCTGTCCTCGCAGCCGGGCGGCAGCTTCTTGCCCTTGATGAGGATGCGGCCCTTGAGCTGCTCCGGAGAGGGCAGGTAGGACGTGGCAGGGTTGGGGGGCTCCAGGTACAGCTTCTCCCCCAGCGTCTTGCGCAGGCACTGGGCGGCGAGGCGCTGCTGGGCGGCCGAGCAGCGCACCACCAGGCAGAGGATGAGGGGGTAGGCAGAGGCGGCGAAGGCGTGCTGGTCGATCAGCCCCACCACGGCGCGGAAGGGCACGCAGGAGGCGGCCGAGGGGCTGGTGTAGACCACGGGCTCGCCCTCGGGGCCGTCCCACAGCACCAGCTCGATGCTGCGGCAGCCCAGGCCCAGGGCGCTGATGTAGCCGCTGATGTCCGAGCGGCCCCAGAAGTTGTCCTCCAGCAGGCAGGCGCTGTGGGCAGAGCTGATGTAGTAGTGGGAGAGGGGCTGCGCCATGTCCTGGCACACCTTGCGGTGCTGCGGGTCGAAGATGGAGCAGTCGGCGGAGAGCAGGTAGCGCGTGAAGCCGTCGATGGCCAGGTAGCCCTTCTCCCGGCCCTCCTTGGAGGGCTCGTACTTGCCAACGATCTCCAAGCACTTCTCCTCCGTCACCCCCTCCATGCCCTGCTCCACCTCCAGGAACATCAGCAGGTCCTTCAGACCCAGGTACTCCTTGTTGCTGGAGAACTGCACCAGCAGGAAGAAGATCTCGGGGCGGGTGCAGAGCTCGCAGTACACCTCCACGAAGAGGTCGCAGGCCACCTCCGCACCAGGACGCTCGCTGGCCTTCTGCAGCTCCTTGAACTTCAGCTCGATGGTGGAGGTCTTCATGCCCGGGTTGAGCGCTTTGATCAGCTGCACGGCCCGGGACACAGGGATGCGGCCAGACTTCTCCAGGTCGGCAAGGTCAAAGACGGAGGAGATCCAGGAGGTCCGGAGGCTGGGGTGGCCGGTCCCGGGCGCCTCGGGGGTGTGCTTCCCGTAGGACACCAGGTACCGGAGCCCCATCACCCAGGCGCTCACCACATCGGCCGAGCTGGCCACCAGGTCCAGGGACTCATAGTTGTCTCCGTAGATGATGGAGAAGGCGCACTCATCTGGGAACTGGTCGGAGAGACCATTGCTGCGCAGGACGGGCGTCTTCTTGCCCACGCGCACCTCTTTGACCGACTTGATCTCGATCTTGGCCTTCTCCGAGTCCTTCTTGGAGGGCTCCCAGCGCACGGAGCGCATGTCGGCGTCCAGCACGAAGAAGCGGCTGTACATGCGGGAGTTGGAGCGCACCTTCTTCAGCTCGCAGCCCTCCAGCATGAAGGAGATGCAGGCAGCCGTGCTGTTGATCTTGCGGTCGTTGGGCATGGTGCTGAAGGACACCGTCTTCTTCTTCTGTGGCGGCCGCTGCCGGGAGCCATCCTGCCAAGGTGGGAGAAGGGGCCACAGCCGTCAGGGACGGGGCCGGCAGCGCGCACCCTGCCGGCTCCCAGTGCCCTCCTGCCGCACACtgtccccaccccagccccgaTGCACAGTGCAGCACCCCAGGGTGTCCCAGTGCCACGCGAAGCCCAGTCCGCCCTGGTCCGACCCTCTCCCCGGAGGCTGGGAGCTGGCTCCAGCCCTGGCCTCCCCCACAGCTCGCTGCCTGGCTTATTTTaactctgctttccttccttccttccttcctgctcccGGCCCTGAGCCGGATCCTTCCCCACTGCTCACTCACTGTTGGAGGCACGGCCGTGCACAGGCAGCCCAGCAGTCCCCAtctccccagcctggggacaccggAGGAAAACACAGGACCAGGCTGCGCCCACAGCGgccccatccctgcagagaGGCACACGCCATGGCCCCTCACGccttcccctgcaccccaggcATCGACCCTGGGCACCAGGGTGCGAGGATGCCTGGGGTGCCCCGAGGCGATGCCcgggcagagctgctcctgggggtccccagccagACCCCCCCACTCTGTCTGCCGGGGAGCGGCGCAGGACGGCCACCTGCAAGTGCCACGCGCTGGGGACGAGCACGGCCCGCGGCCCGGTCCCGCAGAGCccgtggctgctgctgcctggatgGGGTCACAGTGGGTCCGggctctctgctgcctgcaccccatgcCTGCACTCTGCCCGTACGCCTGCGCCAGCCCTGCCCCTCGGCGGGGATGGAGGACCCTGCTGCCaaggggctggagggggcaAGGGATGAGGGGGAACAGCAGGGCCAGGAGCATATTATGGGATGGATTTCATTAAGTagtgcagcaggagcagattTAATCCACTCCTTCAAGATTATGGTGAGTCACCTCTAATCTGGTGGTGTCTCCGGCAGAGGCAGGTCCTGCCCAGCTGCCCAGGTTGGGGGCGAGGGGTTGTCCCCTCTGGTGCCCCAAGAGCGTCCACACCTCCTGGAcaggggggctgcagagcaggcGGGCACATCCCCATGCCTGACCCCAAAGGGTCTGGATCTGCCCTTGTGgggccaggcagccccagctcaAGGGTAATCGGGACGGGTGATGCAGGCAGctggccagctcccccgggGGTGCCCAGGACACAAAATCCCGGGGAAGGGAGAACCGGCCCCAGCCCTCAGCCCCACGTCAGAGCCGGCTGGATCCTGCTGTCCCAGAGATGCCTTCCCGGGTAAGGGGGCAGTCGGCGGGCAGCAGCACCATTCCTCCACAGCCTCGCTGCCCGCTGGCAATGGCAGACGCCGCTCAGCCTGGCACAGGGGCTATTTCCCCCAGCTCAGATGCAGGAGCTGTTTGCATCCTCTCACTGCCAGATTGCTCCGGGGAGCCGGCCGAGTGCCAGGACCCTGCCTCCTTGCCAGCCAGCTCCCGGGGGGTGTCCCCTGCTCAGACGGCTCCCGGgccccccagccagcagcagctgccccctcccctctgcagcctccctgggcagcagggTGGTGATGCACAGCATCCCCCGGAGCCTCACCATCCAGCTGGGACAATCACCCCTAGGGCTGAGCCAGGGACCCGGCTGTCGGGGGCCACCGTGCAggaccccagccagccccagtcGGCAGGGGGGGCTCAGCGGCAGGTCGCCCCATCGGCCAGCCCCACGGGGAAGGACTcgctgctggcagagctgccggGACGCTTCCTGCGAGCAGCAATCTGAGCGCCCCACTGATGGGCAGCCCTGGCCCTCGCCCCACCATGGGGCGATGGCCGGCACCGAGCGCGGCCCCCTCCTGTCCTCCCAGGCAGGACCCTCACACCTCTGCGGACCCGTTCCCCGCCCCGGCACACCCCACCCTGGGCGGCTCTGCACCGGGCCCCACAGCCGAAAACAGGAAATCCATCCGGAAAGGAAACACGGGCGGGGGGCCTGTGTGCACCCAGCGCCCAGGGACCTGCCTCCAGCTGCACCCACCGCAGGCAGCCAGACCCACCCCTCCGGCACCAGCCCCGTCGGGTCCCGTGCCACCCCGGCTCAGGGCAAAAACCTGAATGCcctccctgcatccccccccctctccccagacTTGGGAAGGAGCGGAGGtgcctgctgcagtgctttggGGTGCAGATGCACGGCACAGACCTGAGAGCGGCCCGTGGCACACGAGCTCTGCTCTCTCCAACTGCACAGGTGAACCTTGGCGGGCGCTGCTGTCGCCCCGTTCCAGGAGCTCCCAGCCCTTGCTGCCGCCGAACGTGTTCGCAGCCAGCGAGCCGGTGGCAGCAGCTGCGTGGGgcctcctgcccgcagccgccTGCCGGCTTCTCACCCTGACCTGGGGACTGGcagggaaaagctgctgctccctggcagcCCCTTACACAGGCGCTTTCCAGGCAGGCTTTgaccctggggacaccccacTAAGTGCTCCAGGAGGTGCGGGCAGGAGCGGTGCAGGCAGCCGGGCTGCAGAGCTCCATAAGGGGATAAGTAGGCCAGCAGCGGAGGCGGGAGGACGTGGTGCCCATGGCCACGGGAGCACAGAGCATCCCCGGGCACAGGGCAGGGCtccggcaggagcagggcatCCCACTCGCTGTGCCGCCAAGCTGGCAGCAAGCAGGCAGGGCTCTTGCCAGCACTGCCACACACGTCGCACCCACATAGCCCCgctctgcagagggaagacACGCCGACCATGAAGCCGATGCCGACCACGATGCCAATGGCGAGCACGGGCATCTGGCTGGGCACAGAGGGCACGTCCGaacccagctgcctgcaccctgcccagctctgcagcatgtGCTAAGCACCTCTTCAGCCAATTACCTCCCATGATTAGTGCCCTGGCAAGCGCAGCAGCCCTAATCTCAGCCGCCACGTGACCGCCGTTGTTACCCGGCCAAGCAACCCGCTCCCAAGcgcagggatggggaagggcCCATCGGCCGCCCCTCCCTTCCCGTTATCCCCCGAGGcctggccgggggggtccctgccGCACAGCAGCTCGTGACGGCAGGAGACAGAGGAACTGAAAGCCTCTGGGGCTGAGGCATCTCGGCCCAACCGCGGCTCTGCTGCCCCGGCAGCAGAACCCCTCTCCTGGCCATGGGGCGTGCGGTGGGGACGCGTTTCACCCAGGGGACAGGGCTGTCCCCCAGCGTGGCTGTGACGTGACTCAACCGCAGCTGGTTTCCCCAGGTCCTGGGTCTTCCCACTGCCCCCATCCCAGGCTGGGCAGCACGAGCaagggtgcaggcaggcagcagcagccagcagcaccagagAGGAGGCAGTGGGAGGccaggcacagccagggctTTTCTACCGTCATTTGTTCCCTGCCAAGATAGCGAGTGACACATCCACTCCCCGCGGCACCAGCTGCCGCTACCCAGCGAGGGGCCGTGGAGCCGGAGCCCGGAGCAGAGGCACCGCACAGCTCCTGGGGCTGGCacgggatggagatggggagaaGGGGATAGGACAACAGGGCACTGGGGAAGGGTCACCTCCTGCAAGCAGGGAGGGACAGATCCAGTACTCCCCCAGTCCCTCTCCAGCATCCTCCCAGCCCACCGGACCTCCAGCCCCCTCCGCTTCCAACCTGGGAAGAAAGCAGGGAAGCAGGTCCTCtagccagggcaggggggggccGCATGgggccagctctgctgccgCCCAGCATGGCCAGCCCCaagctccccctgccccagcacagccggTGAGTCTCACTTTCAGATTCACTCCTCCAGCCTTTTCTGGAAATCCCAAAAAATAACAGAGCCGGCAGCTCTTCCCACATGTTCCTCCACTTCGTCagcagccagcccctgcccagcctgctGCCCCGCTGCCCGCAGCTCGTTTGTGCCCTCGCTCCAAGCTGTAGCCGGGCTTATGGCACTgggccccctccctgccccacaaccCCCGTACCTGCACCATGGCCGAGCAGCGGGCACAGCCCCTGACTCCCACCCACCACCATGCAGGGGGACAGcgaagctgctgcagagcccacaGCAGAGGAACAGCCTCAGCATGCCCCAGGGATTTGTGGTTgggcagctgctccccagctcctgctggggCTGGTTGGGCCCCAGACCTGCTAGGGATCCCCATGGACCCTCTCCCCAGCCGCTGTGCAGAGCTGGTCCAAGCGGATCCCCCAGCGGGGAGAGCCTGGGCACAGAGGGGTCTCAGCCGGtggaggggctggtgggagaCAAGAGGAACCTGCTCTGTCCTCTGTCCCTGCTCAGGCACAGGAGAGCTGcgctgggaagcagcaggaccGCTCGCTGCCTCTGAACAGGCgagggcaggaggagcacaGTGTGGGCAGGAGCACGGTGTGGGCGGCCGGTGCCTGCACGGTCCCACAGGCAGCATGTCTGCCCACCGTCCTTTGCCTGCCAGCCTCAGCCCATGGAGGGGCTCAGCACGGTCAGGGTCCTGGGGCACAGACAGGCTCAGCCTGGGGAACTCACAGCTGCAGGATTTGGGACCGGTAGCCCTCCAGCGCCAGGGCAGGATCAGGCTCTGGATGGACTCGGAGATGCATGATGGatcagcacaggctggggacaCCGTCCACCTCTGAcctcctccagcaccagcacccTCCCCTACCAGCACTGGCCCTGGGCCACCCGACCTTCACGTGAGGCCAAATCCCACAGTGACGCATGGCCGTGACAGGGGATGCACCCAGCCCGGGGGCAAGTGAGAGGTTCACCTTCAGCCCACTGTGCCCATGGCCAGACCCCGGGCAGAGAGCGGTGAGGAGGCGTGCTGTCCAGACGCGGGAGGAACAAGAGACCCTGGCGAGGTCCCCAGGGAAACTGTGCACAGCCGGCGCACTGGCCTCTGGCTGCACAGGAGCACCGGGAGGTCTCCTTGCCATCACCATGtggggcacagccctgccactcCTGCAACAGTTTGCGGCGGGAGCCCAGGTGGGCACGGGCAGGGGCACAGGGTCTCTCCGGCCACCCTGAGGAGGGGCTGACACCTCTGCCCAGAGGACTGGGTCCGGGGGGCAGAAGGCCAGGGCTGGGCCAGCACCACGGGAACAGCCCCCACACAGGTTATATTAATAGCACCAGAGCAATCCCAGCTTAAAATAGGTTGCCAGGAGTGGAGAGGCGGGTCCCGGGCGGACGCGACCTATTGTGTCAGCGAGCACCACCGGCCTAAGTGCAATTAGGTGGGATCATTTAGGAAAGCACGCATGTGTCCACTGCCCACTCGCGTGGGAGACCCCCAGAGACCCTCCCTGGCTCACGGCCCcgccggtacccctgcccggCCACGGCACGGCTCCAGGGAGGTGTCAGTCAGGAGCTGGTCAGGCTGGGCCCAAGGCTCAGCGACTTTGCAGGAGGGAGCACGGGAAAACGGAAGGTGCTCGGGAGTCAGGAGCAGGCGTCTCCTCAccggcacccatgggtgccctgAGCAGGACGGGGCGATGCCGCGCTGTGACTCCCACAGCAGGAGCAGCGTGGCCGTGCAGGGGACCCACGGGAAGAGCGGCGGCTGGACGGGGCAATCCGCGGCCACGCAGAGAGGACAGGCCTGGCCCGGCAGCGCACGAAGCCCGAGCCAGGCTTTGCCCTTGGGGACCCACGGTGCCGGGCAGGGCGAGGGGACGCCGGGCCGGCCACCCGGAGAGCCCGGTGCTGCGGGCAGGGGGCAAACCCCGCGCCCGGCGGGGCAGGCAACCCCCGGGCACcgaaccggggggggggggggggggggccgcagCTGCCCCACGGCTCCGCGAACCCGCCCCACGGGCACAGGCagcggccgggcgggcgcggcgggagcccgggggggggcggcgggcgcggcgggcaTCGCAGGCTGGCGGGGCCGGTGCCCGCCggctccggggccgggggacgCGCAGCTCccgcggagggggcacggcacggcacggcacggcacggcacggctcgccccccccccccccgagccctgCGCAGGTGCCGGGCGGCGCCGGTCCCGGGGGGCCCCGGAGCCCGctccggggcggggaggggcgcGGCGGGGTGCGGGGCTCTCACCTTCATGATGCTGGCCCGGGgtgcggcgggcgcggggctcCGCTCCGCCGAGTCCtcgcggctgctgctgcccgagCCCGAgccggggctgccgccgccgccgccgccgccgccgccgcggggcccgttgggcagcggcgcggcggggcggggcgagcccggcggcggggcgcccCGGGGCCCCTCCGCCATCCCCCGCGGCCTcagggcagcggccgccgcggggcccCGGGCGCCCCCGGAGCctgcgcccgccgccgccgccgccgctgctgcggGCTCAGTGGCGGagcgggcgggaggcggcgcggccgggaggAGGggacgggccgggccgggggcggggacgcggacggggacggggacggggatggggacggcgcgcccccccccccgccccgggccgcaACGGCGGAGAGCGGGGACGGGCACCGGGCacctcccgccgccggggccccccccccccggcctccgCCCAGCGCCGCAGCGCCCGGGCCCGGCGGCCGCCCCATGCCGGTGGTGGGACCCCGGCCAAGCCCGCACCCTGCAGCCGGGCACCCCCACCCGGCCCACGCCCTGCAGCCTGGTACCCAAAACGAGCCTGCAGCCTGGCACCCAAACCCAGCCCACACCCTGCAGCCTGGCACCCTGCAGCCTGGCACCCAAAACAAGCCTGCACCCTGCAGCCTGCCACCCAAATCGACCTTGCACCCTGCAGCCCGGCACCCAAATCGACCTTGCACCCTGCAGCCCGGCACACAAACCGAGCCCGGACCCCgcagcctggccctgcccagCGGGGCACACACCACACACCCCCGCCACGCCGAGCCTGCAGCCTCCAGCGGGGTCAGCgcccaggcaggggcagggggcaACTAGAGCTGCCAGGTGAAGCCCTGGGCCAGCGCAGCTCTCCCGGGCGGGGGGCTCGAGGCTTTTTCCGGGGCGCCGGGTCACTGCCGAGCCCCTCGGAAGGGCTGTGCTCGCCCGGGGTGCAGGCACCTGCGTGGCGTGCGTGGCACAGGCGGCGGGCCCAGCAGCCCCCGAGGCTCTCTGGGCTGGATCCAGTTGCATGGGTCTCTGCCGGCGCAGGGCTGCTCGGGAGCCCCCCCACGGACCCCCCCCAAGCCCAGCTTCATGACCCCGGCCTTTATCAAGCCACCACTAAACCCCAGCCCATACCATGCCGGGGCCAGGCACCCTCAATGCCAGCTGGCCCAGCACCCGT from Buteo buteo chromosome 9, bButBut1.hap1.1, whole genome shotgun sequence encodes the following:
- the LOC142034800 gene encoding inactive phospholipase C-like protein 2; translation: MAEGPRGAPPPGSPRPAAPLPNGPRGGGGGGGGGSPGSGSGSSSREDSAERSPAPAAPRASIMKDGSRQRPPQKKKTVSFSTMPNDRKINSTAACISFMLEGCELKKVRSNSRMYSRFFVLDADMRSVRWEPSKKDSEKAKIEIKSVKEVRVGKKTPVLRSNGLSDQFPDECAFSIIYGDNYESLDLVASSADVVSAWVMGLRYLVSYGKHTPEAPGTGHPSLRTSWISSVFDLADLEKSGRIPVSRAVQLIKALNPGMKTSTIELKFKELQKASERPGAEVACDLFVEVYCELCTRPEIFFLLVQFSSNKEYLGLKDLLMFLEVEQGMEGVTEEKCLEIVGKYEPSKEGREKGYLAIDGFTRYLLSADCSIFDPQHRKVCQDMAQPLSHYYISSAHSACLLEDNFWGRSDISGYISALGLGCRSIELVLWDGPEGEPVVYTSPSAASCVPFRAVVGLIDQHAFAASAYPLILCLVVRCSAAQQRLAAQCLRKTLGEKLYLEPPNPATSYLPSPEQLKGRILIKGKKLPPGCEDSEGEVSDEEEGWELARRLGQEDRETPEGGGPRRVRLSRELSELVSLCQAVPFQDFESSRRGQRYWEMCSFSEVEAGRFANECPAELVSYNKRFLSRVYPSPMRIDASNMNPQDFWKCGCQMVAMNYQTPGLMMDLNTGWFRQNGACGYVLRPAIMREEVSYFSANAKDSLPGVPAQLLHLKVISGQNLPKPKGSGAKGEVVEPYVCAEIHGIPADCAEHRTKTALQSGDNPVFDESLEFQINLPELAVLRFVVLDDDYIGDEFIAQYTIPFECLQPGYRHVPLQSLAGEPLPHATLFVHVAISDRRGGGKGHRRGLAGRRGRRVREYTSTKATGIKAIDEVFRTATQPLREATDLRENVQNALVSFKELCGLTPAANMKQCILTVAAWLLHSDSAPSVTLNLAEQYPPMEAQGPIPDLLRKVLTAYETMIQTSRTLIESADAVYGKLIQAQQAGMDFHKELHRIEAKEGLRGRKLQKALESFAWNITVLKGQADLLKHAKAEALDNLWQIHNAGQSCGIGRNGSASPEPSRLRTPLEPIPETEGSGDTASC